A DNA window from Acinetobacter sp. 10FS3-1 contains the following coding sequences:
- a CDS encoding GGDEF domain-containing protein yields the protein MSSSHEDLHSPKDVYFQNARMYQLLKLAECDLQNRQLIEQALADRSARIPPLFRQYFYDYMYADNHHDLRQVNYMAQIAFLLYFFADIFIIPDIFFLSGVSRVLLVIVAMLCGSYLFNHYKNIQVLEMFLPICTTVAAGIWIGLLLLSNSPHVSTYLYATAIFILVTNLCIKTQFKGALYCSIFIALFMTIGAIHLLTWSQGLIFAVVSIPLWCFSIYINWNNTLNVRRIFLRNLLDEWNYQTLKNLAHTDDLTKLYNRRHFVNLAEQAIQQWPKHAGTCLLMFDVDHFKLINDNYGHDVGDRVLQLIAEVTRKEMRQTDVLARFGGEEFIALLEYTQPYDSLMIAERIRKIIQKQVFYITPDQSIQFTISIGIAELESPEQTLDDLIKKADLALYQAKKAGRNRIKIYHPDILKPATSSSSKHRNIVQAVQQAAKNSDKQVQSSSPL from the coding sequence ATGTCATCTTCTCATGAAGATTTACATTCTCCAAAGGATGTCTATTTTCAGAATGCCAGAATGTATCAACTGCTCAAACTGGCCGAATGTGATCTGCAAAACCGTCAACTGATTGAACAGGCACTGGCAGACCGTTCTGCACGCATTCCCCCGCTATTCCGGCAATATTTTTATGATTATATGTATGCGGATAATCACCATGACTTACGTCAGGTAAACTATATGGCGCAGATTGCCTTTTTACTGTACTTCTTTGCCGATATCTTTATTATTCCAGATATATTTTTCCTCTCCGGTGTGTCACGTGTACTGCTTGTGATTGTAGCCATGCTCTGCGGCTCTTACCTGTTTAACCATTATAAAAACATCCAGGTTCTAGAGATGTTCTTGCCCATTTGTACGACAGTCGCTGCCGGAATCTGGATTGGTTTACTGTTGCTCTCTAATAGCCCGCACGTCAGTACCTATCTGTACGCTACCGCTATTTTTATCCTGGTCACTAATCTTTGCATCAAAACCCAGTTCAAAGGCGCACTCTATTGCTCGATATTTATTGCCCTGTTTATGACCATTGGAGCCATTCATTTACTGACTTGGTCCCAAGGTCTTATCTTTGCTGTCGTTTCTATCCCTTTATGGTGTTTTAGCATCTATATTAACTGGAATAATACCCTAAATGTACGCCGTATCTTTCTGCGTAATTTACTGGATGAGTGGAACTATCAGACCCTAAAAAATCTGGCCCATACCGATGATCTGACCAAGCTCTACAATCGTCGCCATTTTGTCAATCTGGCCGAGCAGGCCATCCAGCAATGGCCTAAACATGCCGGTACTTGCCTGTTAATGTTCGATGTAGATCATTTCAAACTGATTAATGATAATTATGGCCATGATGTAGGAGACCGGGTTTTGCAACTGATTGCCGAAGTGACCCGTAAAGAAATGCGTCAAACTGATGTGCTGGCTCGTTTTGGCGGAGAGGAGTTTATTGCGTTACTCGAATATACTCAGCCATATGACAGCTTAATGATTGCTGAACGCATTCGAAAAATTATTCAAAAACAAGTTTTTTATATCACCCCTGACCAGAGTATTCAGTTCACCATTTCAATCGGTATTGCTGAGCTAGAATCACCTGAACAGACTCTAGATGATCTGATCAAAAAAGCGGATCTTGCGCTGTATCAGGCTAAAAAAGCTGGCCGTAACCGGATTAAAATCTATCATCCCGATATTCTTAAACCGGCAACCTCCTCTTCTTCTAAGCACAGGAACATAGTTCAAGCTGTGCAGCAGGCGGCTAAAAACAGTGATAAACAGGTACAATCCTCGTCACCGTTATAA